From a region of the Xanthomonas rydalmerensis genome:
- a CDS encoding cytochrome bc complex cytochrome b subunit yields the protein MADNILTRTAGNVFDWVNERAPGLMPFYRKHVTEYYAPKNFNLWYYFGSLAMVVLVNQIVTGIFLTMHYKTSAAEAFNSVEYIMRDVEWGWLIRYMHSTGASLFFIVVYLHMFRGLMYGSYKKPRELVWILGMLIYLVLMAEAFMGYVLPWGQMSFWGAKVIISLFGAIPVIGNGLTEWIMGDYLPSDATLNRFFALHVIALPLVLLLLVVLHLGALHEVGSNNPEGVEIKKGPKGNRWSPNKPADGIPFHPYYTVKDLVGVGFLLMIGAFIIFFVPGFGGLFLEHDNFTEANRLVTPEHIKPVWYYTPYYAMLRVVPNKLGGVLVMFSAIAILFLVPWLDRAKVKSIRYRGWISRVMLGILVVCFVWLGVIGSGPGTEIIETYIGRVLTVLYFAFFLTMPIWTSLDRTKPVPERVSSHD from the coding sequence ATGGCCGACAACATCCTCACCCGCACCGCGGGCAACGTGTTCGACTGGGTCAACGAGCGCGCCCCTGGGCTGATGCCGTTCTACCGCAAGCACGTCACCGAGTACTACGCGCCGAAGAACTTCAACCTTTGGTACTACTTCGGCTCGTTGGCGATGGTGGTGCTGGTCAACCAGATCGTCACCGGCATCTTCCTGACGATGCACTACAAGACCAGCGCGGCCGAGGCGTTCAACTCGGTCGAGTACATCATGCGCGACGTCGAGTGGGGCTGGCTGATCCGCTACATGCACTCCACCGGCGCCTCGCTGTTCTTCATCGTGGTGTACCTGCACATGTTCCGCGGGCTGATGTACGGCAGCTACAAGAAGCCGCGCGAGCTGGTGTGGATCCTGGGCATGCTGATCTACCTGGTGCTGATGGCCGAAGCCTTCATGGGCTACGTGCTGCCCTGGGGGCAGATGTCGTTCTGGGGCGCGAAGGTGATCATCTCGCTGTTCGGTGCCATCCCGGTGATCGGCAACGGCCTGACCGAGTGGATCATGGGCGATTACCTGCCGTCCGACGCCACCCTCAACCGCTTCTTCGCCCTGCATGTGATCGCCCTGCCGCTGGTGCTGCTGCTGCTGGTGGTGCTGCACCTGGGCGCGCTGCACGAGGTCGGCTCCAACAATCCCGAAGGCGTGGAGATCAAGAAAGGGCCCAAGGGCAATCGCTGGAGCCCGAACAAGCCGGCCGACGGCATCCCGTTCCATCCGTACTACACGGTCAAGGATCTGGTCGGCGTCGGCTTCCTGCTGATGATCGGTGCCTTCATCATCTTCTTCGTGCCCGGCTTCGGCGGCCTGTTCCTGGAGCACGACAACTTCACCGAGGCCAACCGCCTGGTGACACCGGAGCACATCAAGCCGGTCTGGTACTACACCCCTTACTACGCGATGTTGCGGGTGGTGCCGAACAAGCTCGGTGGCGTGCTGGTGATGTTCTCGGCGATCGCGATCCTGTTCCTGGTGCCCTGGCTGGACCGCGCCAAGGTCAAGTCGATCCGCTACCGCGGCTGGATCTCGCGGGTGATGCTGGGAATCCTGGTGGTGTGCTTCGTCTGGCTCGGCGTGATCGGTTCCGGCCCCGGTACCGAGATCATCGAGACCTATATCGGCCGCGTGCTGACCGTGCTGTATTTCGCCTTCTTCCTGACGATGCCGATATGGACCTCGCTGGATCGAACCAAGCCGGTGCCGGAGCGGGTGAGCAGCCATGACTAA
- a CDS encoding cytochrome c1 → MTKRLIAVLAGVASALLLSASAMAAEGAATLQAGNDLGDRASLQRGAKLFMNYCSGCHSLKYLRYQRMAEDLGLSEDEVMHNLNFTGAKIGEHIETAMPHDAATKWFGKAPPDLSLIARVRGTDWVYTYLKSFYLDQSRPLGWNNKLFANASMPNPLWDLQGLQQPVYGKAEQPGVDKPVERLQLATPGKQSPVEFDQTVRDISNFLEYAGEPAALKRQSLGVWVVLFLALLTFLAYLLKKEYWKDVH, encoded by the coding sequence ATGACTAAGCGCCTGATCGCTGTGCTCGCCGGCGTCGCCTCGGCGCTGCTGCTGTCCGCCTCGGCCATGGCCGCCGAGGGCGCCGCCACCCTGCAGGCCGGCAACGACCTGGGCGACCGCGCCTCGCTGCAGCGTGGCGCCAAGCTGTTCATGAACTACTGTTCCGGCTGCCACTCGCTGAAGTACCTGCGCTACCAGCGCATGGCCGAGGATCTGGGCCTGAGCGAGGACGAGGTGATGCACAACCTCAACTTCACCGGCGCCAAGATCGGCGAACACATCGAGACGGCGATGCCGCACGATGCGGCGACCAAGTGGTTCGGCAAGGCGCCGCCGGACCTGAGCCTGATCGCCCGCGTGCGCGGCACCGACTGGGTCTACACCTACCTCAAGTCGTTCTATCTCGACCAGTCGCGGCCGCTGGGCTGGAACAACAAGCTGTTCGCCAATGCCTCCATGCCCAATCCCTTGTGGGATCTGCAGGGTCTGCAGCAGCCGGTCTACGGCAAGGCCGAGCAGCCGGGCGTGGACAAGCCGGTGGAGCGGCTGCAGCTGGCGACACCGGGCAAGCAGAGCCCGGTCGAGTTCGACCAGACGGTGCGCGACATCAGCAATTTCCTCGAATACGCCGGCGAGCCGGCGGCGTTGAAGCGGCAGAGCCTGGGCGTGTGGGTGGTGCTGTTCCTGGCGCTGCTGACCTTCCTGGCCTATCTGCTGAAGAAGGAATACTGGAAGGACGTGCATTGA
- a CDS encoding glutathione S-transferase N-terminal domain-containing protein: MAASLRMRNTLTLFSSTDDVLCHRVRLVLAAKGVTYDFVAVDPQNPPEDLIDLNPYHSVPTLVERELVLYAASVVSEYLDERYPHPPLMPVDPLSRARLRLAMLRIEHDWVPQVQAIQLGNKAQAEAGRKRLKELLTASVPLFKASKFFLNPEMSLADCAMAPIIWRLQALDIPLPKDGKAIEDYGNRIFRNPGFIRSLTDQEKKLRDLPA, from the coding sequence ATGGCGGCGAGTTTGCGCATGCGAAATACCTTGACGTTGTTTTCCTCCACGGATGATGTCCTGTGCCACCGCGTCCGCCTGGTGCTCGCGGCCAAGGGCGTGACCTACGATTTCGTGGCGGTGGATCCGCAGAATCCGCCGGAAGACCTGATCGACCTGAATCCCTACCACTCGGTGCCGACCCTGGTGGAGCGCGAGCTGGTGCTGTACGCCGCCTCGGTGGTCAGCGAGTACCTGGACGAGCGCTATCCGCATCCGCCGCTGATGCCGGTGGACCCGCTTTCGCGCGCGCGCCTGCGCCTGGCGATGCTGCGCATCGAGCACGACTGGGTGCCGCAGGTGCAGGCGATCCAGCTCGGCAACAAGGCCCAGGCCGAAGCCGGGCGCAAGCGCCTGAAGGAACTGCTGACCGCGTCGGTGCCGCTGTTCAAGGCCAGCAAGTTCTTCCTCAATCCGGAGATGAGCCTGGCCGATTGCGCGATGGCGCCGATCATCTGGCGCCTGCAGGCGCTGGACATCCCGCTGCCGAAGGACGGCAAGGCGATCGAGGATTACGGCAATCGCATCTTCCGCAATCCGGGATTCATCCGCAGCCTGACCGACCAGGAAAAGAAACTGCGCGACCTGCCGGCATGA
- a CDS encoding ClpXP protease specificity-enhancing factor, whose product MSDDTSRMTSHRPYLLRALVEWINDNGMTPHILVDAGLPGVQVPPSAVKDGRVVLNIAERAVVRLQIDNDGVSFTARFGGVSYPVQVPMSAVLAVYARETGQGMALPDDIHGASEPPGDDTPPPPRPGGSDDAGKRPRLRVVK is encoded by the coding sequence ATGAGCGACGACACTTCCCGCATGACCAGCCATCGCCCGTACCTGCTGCGGGCGCTGGTGGAATGGATCAACGACAACGGCATGACCCCGCACATCCTGGTGGATGCGGGACTGCCCGGCGTCCAGGTGCCGCCGAGCGCGGTCAAGGACGGGCGGGTGGTACTGAACATCGCCGAGCGCGCGGTGGTGCGGTTGCAGATCGACAACGACGGGGTCAGCTTCACCGCCCGCTTCGGGGGCGTCAGCTACCCGGTGCAGGTGCCGATGTCCGCGGTGCTGGCGGTCTATGCGCGCGAAACCGGGCAGGGCATGGCGCTGCCGGACGACATCCACGGCGCCAGCGAACCGCCGGGCGACGACACTCCGCCACCGCCGCGGCCGGGCGGTTCCGACGACGCCGGCAAGCGTCCGCGTCTGCGCGTGGTCAAGTAA
- a CDS encoding DUF3301 domain-containing protein → MPSLILLMIAGAAVFAFWNAARAAAERAEILGRNACKAADVQWLDQSVHGTGLRLRRLPNGWLGFERSFRFDYSYDGTDRHSGRLVLLGDQLIAFSGPSVASVSSLQEARAQRD, encoded by the coding sequence ATGCCCAGCCTGATCCTGCTGATGATCGCCGGCGCCGCGGTGTTCGCGTTCTGGAACGCCGCGCGCGCCGCCGCCGAACGCGCCGAAATCCTCGGCCGCAATGCCTGCAAGGCCGCCGACGTGCAGTGGCTGGACCAGAGCGTGCACGGCACCGGCCTGCGCCTGCGGCGTCTGCCCAACGGCTGGCTCGGCTTCGAGCGCAGCTTCCGTTTCGACTATTCCTACGACGGCACCGACCGCCACAGCGGGCGTCTGGTGCTGCTCGGCGACCAGCTGATCGCCTTCAGCGGGCCGTCGGTGGCCAGCGTGAGCAGCCTGCAGGAAGCGCGCGCGCAGCGCGACTGA
- a CDS encoding DUF2272 domain-containing protein yields the protein MFRPWFALLCVAALFPAGRAAAAEVCDLPPRFGLTPAAVAIVRTACNEHRLWWRPFIDRDGRLAGLRVTEAERADLADDGIEAWQRVATYWRDSGTLGAMGRFDGAESCQQLDGSRYRENDCRAFIVDNPWSAAFVSYVMVRAGVAGFHTSIRHIDYIRAAYQAGADGLPYRLADPQQEKPAPGDLLCFLRGRRQPVGAAGLREALARGRPLPWESHCDIVVAANVGGDQTLYLIGGNVFNAVTMRKLKLDRSGRLQLDAPLAQDQNDEGAALECTPGHEELCDFNRQDWSALLKLQPQAQMLLPTAPTMPASAPIATPTATPASGAPGPLAVPPAPHNAPTTPTPPAPAAVPAPPQPGVPSNKEAPKTEPQPQPQPQPQG from the coding sequence ATGTTCCGCCCCTGGTTCGCGCTGCTGTGTGTCGCCGCCCTGTTTCCCGCCGGCCGCGCCGCGGCCGCGGAAGTCTGCGATCTGCCGCCGCGCTTCGGCCTGACTCCGGCGGCAGTGGCGATCGTGCGCACCGCCTGCAACGAACACCGGCTGTGGTGGCGCCCGTTCATCGATCGCGACGGCCGCCTGGCCGGCCTGCGCGTCACCGAGGCAGAGCGCGCCGACCTTGCCGACGATGGCATCGAAGCCTGGCAGCGCGTCGCCACGTACTGGCGCGACAGCGGCACGCTGGGCGCGATGGGCCGCTTCGACGGCGCCGAGAGCTGCCAGCAGCTGGACGGGTCGCGCTACCGCGAGAACGACTGCCGCGCCTTCATCGTCGACAACCCGTGGTCGGCGGCCTTCGTGTCCTACGTGATGGTGCGCGCTGGCGTGGCCGGCTTCCACACCTCGATCCGCCATATCGACTACATCCGCGCCGCTTACCAGGCCGGCGCCGACGGCCTGCCCTATCGCCTTGCCGACCCGCAGCAGGAAAAACCCGCGCCCGGCGACCTGCTGTGTTTCCTGCGCGGCCGCCGGCAGCCGGTCGGCGCTGCCGGCCTGCGCGAGGCGCTGGCGCGCGGCCGCCCGCTGCCGTGGGAATCGCATTGCGACATCGTGGTCGCGGCCAATGTCGGCGGCGACCAGACCCTGTATCTGATCGGCGGCAACGTGTTCAACGCGGTAACCATGCGCAAGCTCAAGCTGGATCGCAGCGGGCGCCTACAACTGGATGCGCCGCTGGCGCAGGACCAGAACGACGAAGGCGCCGCGCTCGAATGCACGCCCGGCCACGAGGAACTGTGCGACTTCAACCGCCAGGACTGGTCGGCCCTGCTGAAGCTGCAACCCCAGGCGCAGATGCTGCTACCGACCGCGCCCACCATGCCAGCGTCCGCACCGATCGCGACGCCGACCGCGACGCCAGCGAGCGGGGCACCCGGCCCGCTTGCCGTGCCGCCAGCACCGCATAACGCCCCGACCACGCCGACTCCGCCCGCACCCGCCGCGGTGCCCGCTCCGCCACAACCCGGCGTACCCTCCAACAAAGAAGCGCCCAAGACCGAACCGCAGCCACAGCCACAGCCACAGCCGCAAGGCTGA
- the nadC gene encoding carboxylating nicotinate-nucleotide diphosphorylase, whose translation MSRDPAPPQAPAAELIAADVARALAEDLGSGDVTAALLPDRADSAYLLCKQDAVIAGRPWFDACHQALDPQVRIDWQVAEGQRVAAGTVLALLHGRSRALVSAERASLNFLQTLSATATATAAYVAAVAGTGARILDTRKTLPGLRLAQKYAVRCGGGSNHRIGLYDTVMLKENHIHAAGSLPAAVAAARAQWPTLPLVVEVETLEQLREALEAGCDRILIDDFTAEQRRDAVAIAAAAPFHRAIPLEVSGGVDLDAVRAIAADGVDCISIGALTKHVQAVDLSLKLGPPPR comes from the coding sequence ATGAGCCGCGACCCGGCGCCGCCGCAGGCGCCTGCAGCGGAGCTGATCGCCGCCGACGTGGCGCGCGCACTGGCCGAGGACCTCGGCAGCGGCGACGTCACCGCCGCGCTGCTGCCCGACCGCGCAGATAGCGCCTACCTGCTGTGCAAGCAGGACGCGGTGATCGCCGGCCGCCCCTGGTTCGACGCCTGCCACCAGGCGCTGGATCCGCAGGTACGGATCGACTGGCAGGTGGCCGAAGGCCAGCGCGTGGCCGCCGGCACCGTGCTCGCCCTGCTGCACGGGCGCAGTCGCGCCCTGGTCAGCGCCGAGCGCGCCTCGTTGAACTTCCTGCAGACCCTCTCGGCCACCGCTACCGCCACCGCCGCCTACGTGGCTGCAGTCGCCGGCACCGGCGCGCGCATCCTGGATACGCGCAAGACCCTGCCCGGCCTGCGCCTGGCGCAGAAGTACGCGGTGCGTTGCGGCGGCGGCAGCAACCATCGCATCGGCCTGTACGACACGGTGATGCTCAAGGAAAACCACATCCACGCCGCCGGCTCGCTGCCCGCCGCGGTGGCCGCCGCGCGCGCGCAGTGGCCGACACTGCCGCTGGTGGTCGAGGTGGAAACCCTGGAGCAACTGCGCGAGGCGCTAGAGGCCGGCTGCGACCGCATCCTGATCGACGACTTCACCGCGGAGCAGCGCCGCGACGCGGTGGCGATCGCCGCAGCCGCACCGTTCCACCGCGCGATCCCGCTGGAAGTCTCCGGCGGCGTGGACCTGGACGCGGTGCGCGCGATCGCCGCCGACGGCGTCGACTGCATCTCCATCGGCGCCCTGACCAAACACGTGCAGGCGGTGGATCTATCGCTGAAACTCGGCCCGCCCCCGCGGTAG
- a CDS encoding Trm112 family protein: protein MDRKLLDLLCSPDTRQPLALLEARGLEALNRAIAAGGVQRADGSAQAQPLREALITRDRKQVFRVDDGIPVLLAEEAIGTAQLADFPAK from the coding sequence ATGGACCGCAAACTGCTCGACCTGCTCTGCTCGCCCGACACCCGCCAACCGCTGGCGCTGCTGGAGGCGCGCGGCCTGGAGGCGTTGAATCGCGCCATCGCCGCCGGCGGCGTGCAGCGCGCCGATGGCAGTGCGCAGGCGCAACCGCTGCGCGAAGCCCTGATCACCCGCGACCGCAAGCAGGTGTTCCGCGTCGACGACGGCATTCCGGTGCTGCTGGCCGAGGAAGCCATCGGCACCGCCCAACTCGCCGACTTCCCGGCCAAATGA